One Malania oleifera isolate guangnan ecotype guangnan chromosome 10, ASM2987363v1, whole genome shotgun sequence genomic region harbors:
- the LOC131165507 gene encoding uncharacterized protein LOC131165507, with protein MASLGIRCGCGAWKPPPSPFSSPSPAVSIPSFRLRLNPKDPAHRRPIIARSSFPTVSAPIRRSIAAGSEATGRDEESPGVVNSEKLDEWMRESAAEIVRNLREAPLFVHVVENKNDDGEIRVRTEKAVAEDWCALSKKWKTGERESPQGIMLVEELGEEREKNKKAWGVVIQGRGLDCGPACYVLETSSVRSPTPASCTHFCVARVRSFKETAQSLLSNCWLLQ; from the coding sequence ATGGCGTCTTTGGGCATTCGTTGCGGTTGCGGAGCATGGAAACCCCCTCCGTCTCCATTCTCTTCTCCGTCTCCGGCGGTTTCCATTCCATCCTTCCGTCTCCGCTTGAATCCCAAAGATCCCGCCCACCGTCGCCCTATCATCGCCCGATCCTCTTTCCCCACTGTCTCCGCCCCCATACGAAGATCGATCGCCGCCGGATCCGAAGCGACCGGTCGTGACGAGGAATCCCCCGGCGTCGTTAATTCGGAGAAGCTGGACGAGTGGATGAGAGAATCGGCGGCGGAGATCGTGAGGAACTTACGTGAAGCGCCTCTGTTCGTGCACGTGGTCGAGAACAAGAACGACGACGGCGAGATTAGGGTGAGGACGGAGAAGGCGGTCGCGGAGGATTGGTGTGCGCTCTCGAAGAAATGGAAGACGGGGGAGAGGGAATCGCCGCAGGGGATTATGCTTGTGGAAGAACTGGGTGAAGAACGAGAGAAGAATAAGAAGGCGTGGGGGGTAGTGATTCAGGGGAGAGGGTTGGACTGCGGACCGGCGTGTTACGTGCTGGAGACTAGCAGCGTGAGGTCGCCGACCCCGGCGTCGTGCACTCATTTTTGTGTGGCTAGGGTTCGGAGCTTCAAGGAGACGGCTCAATCCCTGCTCAGCAATTGTTGGTTGTTACAATGA
- the LOC131165508 gene encoding chalcone isomerase-like protein 2, which yields MPPFAAPSFLLYCFLVAAASPTPTDAYCLLFPNSKLSSSSSTTMGSEMMMVDEFPFPSQLKINPSSPNPLPLFAHGITDIEIHFLQIKFTAIGVYLDPHILNHLQQWKGKSGPHLSKDDAFFHALISAPVEKFLRIVVIKEIKGSQYGVQLETTVRDRLAAMDKYEEEEEEALERVAEFFQSKYLKRNSVITYHFPPSSNTVQIGFETEGKDASKIEVENGNVAEMIMEWYLGGSRGVSPTTISSLANALSARLSSD from the exons ATGCCCCCTTTCGCGGCCCCCAGTTTTCTTCTGTATTGCTTCCTGGTTGCTGCAGCCAGCCCAACCCCCACCGACGCCTACTGCCTCCTCTTTCCCAACTcaaagctttcatcttcttcttcaacaacaa TGGGTAGTGAAATGATGATGGTGGACGAGTTCCCCTTTCCTTCCCAGTTGAAGATCAACCCCTCCTCCCCCAATCCGCTCCCTCTGTTTGCCCATG GAATTACAGACATAGAGATACACTTCTTGCAAATCAAGTTTACGGCAATAGGGGTGTACCTGGACCCCCACATCCTGAATCATTTGCAACAATGGAAGGGCAAATCTGGGCCCCACCTTTCCAAGGACGATGCCTTCTTTCATGCCCTTATCTCTG CTCCAGTTGAGAAATTTTTGAGAATAGTGGTAATAAAGGAAATAAAGGGATCGCAGTACGGGGTGCAGCTAGAGACCACAGTACGGGATCGACTGGCAGCGATGGACAAGtacgaggaggaggaggaagaggccCTGGAGAGAGTGGCCGAGTTCTTCCAGTCCAAATATTTGAAGAGAAATTCCGTCATCACCTATCATTTTCCACCTTCCTCCAACACTGTCCAG ATTGGGTTTGAAACGGAAGGGAAAGATGCGAGTAAGATAGAGGTGGAGAACGGGAACGTGGCAGAGATGATAATGGAATGGTACTTGGGAGGGAGCAGAGGAGTGTCCCCCACCACCATCTCCTCCTTGGCCAACGCCCTCTCTGCTCGCCTCTCTTCTGATTAG